The Coccinella septempunctata chromosome 6, icCocSept1.1, whole genome shotgun sequence genome segment ATACCATATGTGAGCTGAGGAACTACTAATGCATCATATATCATTTTTAGGTGTTCAACAGAATTTATGCTTTCTTTTATGAATTATGAATATAAAGGATGCCTCTCAGTTTTCTCGAGATATATGACGTATGTTCATCCCATCTGAGGTTTTCATCGATAATTATTCCTAGATATTTTGTTGCCTGTGTTTTCGCAATATTCATTTGAGGATCTATTTCTAAATCTCCCAAATTCGGAGTTCCTTTTCTATTTGAGGTAAATGTTAGGTATTTAGTCTTGCTTGTATTAACTGTAAGTTTATTTATCCTAAACCATTTAACCAGCTCCTTAAATTCATTTGATGCTTGTCTTTTCAGGCTTTCCCATGTTTCATCTTGAAACAAAATCAGCAAGTCATCTTCGAAACCAATAATCTGTCCTCCACTGTAATGTAACATGACAATTTTTTGTCTGTCGAATCTTCACTATCTtatgaattaaatgaaaacaataaaccagcaaaaaatgtttcttgttCGGGAGAATACAGGTGTATTCGAAGTTAATCAGTTTTCAGCGAATAACGCGAGTTGTAATATTGAGATTATTCTGTGGAAAATGACGGGACATCCAATTTCTCAGTTTGACCGGGCAAGAATAGTAGCCCTACATCAAGAAAATTTGTCAAACCACCAGATTGCGCAACGTTTGAATATCCCACGGACTTCAGTAAGGCGCATAGTGGCTCTTTTCCTGGAAACCGACAGTGTTGCCCGGAGACCGGTGGCTGGTCGATCCAGAGTAACATCTGCAAGGGAAGACCATTATATCGCAAATTTCACTCGAAGGAATCGAACGGTATCTGCTACAGCCCTCGAAGTCATTTTTTGAGGACCTATGGACGGGTAGTCTCATCCAGTACCATAAGGAGACGGTTGCATTCCTCAAAGAGCAAGAAAACCTTTAAGAGTACCTCGGCTATCACCTGGACATAGAGCTACCCGTCGACAATAGGCAGAACACCACCAGGACTGGCTTTTACCACAATGACGCAACGTACTTTTTCCGGACGAGTCACGATTCGGTCTGCAAAGTGATACGAGAAAGGATTTGGAGAGGTCCAGGCAGAAAAGAGCGACTCAATTTCGCCCGGGAAGTTGTGTCCTTTCAAGGCGGATCGTTAATGTGCTGGGGAGGTATAATGTTCGGTCGCCGTACCCCTCCTATTTTAGTTGAAAGAACAATGACTGGTGACATCTACGCAGAAAACATCATCGAAACAATCATTGTTCCTCTGCTCAACGAATTTGGggataatttcatttttcaagatgATAACGCCCCACCACACCGCACACGAAGGGTTCAAAACATTCTTCAAGAGAAGAATATCCAGAGAATGAACTGGCCTGCAAACTCACCGGACATGAATTCAGTTGAGCACGTATGGGATTACTTAGGCAGAGTAATATCCAATCACCAAAACCCATCTTCAACTTTTCAGGAATTGAGTTTAGCCCTTCAGGAAAAATGGAACGATatgcctgaaaatttcattaatgaCTTGATTCGTGGATGCCTAGACGTATTGGGCAGATGAGGGCAGAAGAGGTGGTAATACGGACTATTGAATTTGGATTCAGTTGTGGAATAACTATAATTAATCAAATATAAATAAtcgataaatttgaatttttactcATTTTTCCTATTTTTGTCTCATCCTGTATAAAGCAAAGAATAACAAACGAAGATATTCCATCAAATATATAGCAGTTGAAATAGAGGAAAATATTCATCTCATTTCCAGAAcatattttgtttatttctcGAGAAACCAAGGGGGGCCAAGACTTTTGACGATGTGGTATTTCCCTTCATTAGTTGATAGTTATATGTACGAATTATTTTGTATTATCACTCACTAAGAATGTTCACCAAATGTCAATTCACTCTGCAACTATCATGAACCCAGTTGAGCACcacaaataaaaaagaaaaagaagctCCTCATAAGAAGATTCAACTGTAAAAAATTGAGTCTGTTTATCAATGAGTTCATATTAACCTTATATCTAGAGACTAGCAGAATTCGATAGATTCGAAGAACCTTTCATTTGTCGTCAAGAAGTTTTCCCGAAAACCATAACtataaatgaaaattgataaaaaattgagCATTATTCGAACAAATCAATTCCAGAGTTTGGATCTGATATTGAGAGTTGAAAAAACAAGACCTAAAACtcatatttcaataaatattctGGCTTAAGGTATGAAACTATGCATTTTCTCATTGTTGCTCAATCTAGTTTTCCTGAGCTCATTTTATTTTTGGGTTATGAGTGTTTCAATTACGTGTTGATCTAAGTATACTATATTATCCATAAGAATGTAAACGATTCACCTATTTACTATACCTCTTAGCCAGTGCCAGCTTCGAAAATTATCAATCACTTCAGATCACACCTGCTCCAAATTCACTGAAACATTTCAGTCTCACAGCAGAAAGTTTTTTAATCTAGTGGTGAACAAAATCAACACAAAAGATTCCGGTGAAGTAGGTAATGCTAACTCAAAAAAGGGAaacgatttttcaaaaaaatatttatttttatttttatatttatattttaatcAAAACATTAGAGAGAATAACGAATTTTATATCTTTTATCAAATAACTGAGGACACATTTGGGAACTTTTTCGACAGCAGTTGACTACGCAGCGTTCAGAATCTGGTTAGATCTATTCCTTTAGATTTCAAGATTTCGCCACATTTTGCAAGATATTTTCCCTCTGGGTCGTACTTCTCAAGGGTCTTCTTACCATATTCAGGCTTATTTGCGTATAGAAAGTCAGCCATTCGTTTGGTTTCGGCCAGCAAATTCTCTGAGCATTCGGCACAACATGTTGATAACATTTCAGGGAAGAATTCTGTAAAGAAATACGTAAATGTAATTAATACGAAGATATATATTCGAGGATTTAGTTGGTGGAAGAATTTGTGCAAAATTCACGTGATTTCTCACAATTTgagtacctaattattataaaattAGAAAAGTTAGGTGTCCTTTCAAGATGTTTGTGAGAAGTTATTGTTCAAAGAAATGCAGGGGAGGAAAAATCACACTGTATTGGGTTTTTGAGCAATATTACGTAAAATACTCACTTTTCAATTCGAAAGCATCTGGAGTACACTTCACCCCATCGATGAAACAGTTGAACATATTCTGTAGGAGACGTCCACTACTTCGCACTGCCTCAAAATCGATTTTTGC includes the following:
- the LOC123315735 gene encoding ejaculatory bulb-specific protein 3-like, with the translated sequence MKLLYLCVFAAVATTAYSDLKDVDRILAKIDFEAVRSSGRLLQNMFNCFIDGVKCTPDAFELKKFFPEMLSTCCAECSENLLAETKRMADFLYANKPEYGKKTLEKYDPEGKYLAKCGEILKSKGIDLTRF